Within the Megalops cyprinoides isolate fMegCyp1 chromosome 10, fMegCyp1.pri, whole genome shotgun sequence genome, the region cctttgCACTCCATGGCAAAGTTAACACTCCTCACCAAAACTGCAAAAGAAtagcccccccaaaaaatctcAATCCAAATCTTCCCccattaaatgaataaaagcacaCAGTTTAGCTATCCACATCACTTCATAACGATACAAAAGCACACACCGCTCTATTGGCtattcaaaaaacaacaacaacaaaaaaaataaaatcaacgtACATGCATCTAATCACCATTTTgagcttgtttgtgtgtgcttgacTCTACTGGTAAGAATTTTCTGATCTGCGCAAAGCAGACTCTGCTATTCCTCAAACCATCAAGTCACCCCACCAGTTATCCTAACCGTTATCGACCCTGTCAGatcagagagagatagataacATTGAGTCAAGCTGGGAAGAGCTGGAAACAAATGTCGTCTTCCTTCATGAAGAcgaataacaaaaaaggaaacaaaaataaaccacacacgtacactcacaccTCTTAACAGTGAAGTGAAGGTACATTAAGAAAGGGACATCGTCTTAACTCTGGGACtcatgtaaaaacagaaacaaaacaaacatcttGTAATACAGGCACAGTACATCTACTCTCCTACCATTTATACACCCGTGCAGACACTTCAATATGGAACAAAGACACAGCAATGTGTGTTCAACTTAAGCGGGTCATTAAATGATAAACAGTCTATAAAACCTAAAATCTTCTCACTACGGTGCACTGTGCAAACATATTGTTGATACAGCATATAAGTATATGATACTGGGTACTTTATGTAACTGCCACACTGTTGAATAAATtcttacaaaaaagaaagttgCTGCAAAAACTCATTCCTCAAAGACTACAgatgaaaatggcaaatgatGAATGTCCCAACAATGGATTCCACTTCCTGAGTAAAATACATGGAAAAAGTGGGCAGCTTGTGTTCTGCATGAATGTGACCTATGAAGTTAACTACCAATGGAACATTTCATTCATGCCAGCGACCAGTATAAGTGCCAGGGTGCTTAATGTTCTGAACCTGCTgtattgctgctgctgctggccaaTTTCCAAGTGAAAAATAATAGCTTTCCCTGATCTACGTAGTTGTTGACTTATCCATCTTATGGATAAATTATCCAACATACGACTTattatgatctttttttttgctagatgtctaaattgattaattaaattcTAAGTTGtccataaaaacaaacagttgtccaaaaatgtcatttggCAGTGATTGACCCCTCCTCTGCACATACCTCCAAAATTACATGTACCTGTATGACAGTATGACAATTATTAACTTGTTAGTCACTGTATTACTATCATATTAGGGAAGGGTGAGAGTGGGGACTGCCAAGGGCCTCTGAGAGGGGAGAATTGCTGATTGCCGTTTTCTCACAGGCAAATATAATAATTCTTCCCAGTATCATATCCTTACATGGACCAATATACTGAATACTGTACAGCACAATGATCAAAGCATCTCTACTAATACAAAAAGCTTCAAAATAGGTGTTCGTGTTAAATATGCAGCAACACTTACCCATAAGGCCTTTGAATGAATGCAGGGTGAATCTGAGGAACACCAAAGGAGAAGCCTGGAACAAAAAAAGTACCAGAAAATAGTTTTTCCTCCATTATCATTACAGCCATCAAAACATTTGGCACGATTGTAAGTAAGTAAGAGGTAAACAATAAAGACCATCCTTTAGCTCTGTACCAGCTCACCTGAATTAAATGTTGTTTCACAGTTCATGTCATTCAGCGAAGGTAAGGCGACCAGAAATCttatttcttgttcttttaTGTCATTAGTAATATACATATGTCTATaatattacaacaaaaaaatatcgGTTAAGAGCATCTCCCCTCAACATTTCTTGCAGGTGGAtcagtgtggttgtgtatgACTGCATACAGACATATTTAATTAATGGAAAGATATGTAGGTCAAATATAGGTCAGTTAGGCGGACATTCTGTGAACAGTCCTCTGAATATAAGCGTTTGGCTGCTGCATTCAACCCTACAGTCTGCAGATTGTGTAAAGATGCAGATTGGTTAGTGATGGCCATTTTATGGCATCTAAGTCATCCAAGCTCTGGAGGGAAAACAACTTATCGTAGCCCACAAAGTGAGGCCACCGTCTCACCTGGCTGCATCACACGGGGCTTCGCCCCCAAGTAGGCCAGGTTCACATTGGCCTTCCTGCCATCGATGATGGGATTGGGGTCCTTGCAGGCTCTCTCTGCAGCGGCCCGGTCAGCCATCGTTACCTGCAAGTCGCAAAGAGAGTCAAGTAACACTCCTGGGCATGACGGGACATTCTCGACTTGGAAAAACACGCCACAACCTCAAAACTGTGGGTATCTGTTAAATCACAAATCCATATTTTTACTTGGTAGAGCATTGCTGAAAATagaaatcattttcttttcagggaAGGTTGGTCAAAACCAGGATTTAATCTGGCCCATAAGTAGGTGGAAGGGGAAGAGACAAGGAAACAAGTATTAGGAGTAGAGTGTATATTTAGGGGAACAAAGATAGATATACAGGGAgtaaaacaaaaggaacaaaGGGATGCCGACAGAAAGACATGAGGTGATGGGCAGGCAAGTTGCAAATGTTAGGTTGCCATTTTTTGTTGTCACACTTGAAATTACAAGTCCCGTAGAACGCTACTGCATTGTCATTGAAATCGTCATACTTCCTCGGCTAAAACGGTCAGCTAAAACGAAAAtgtaccaaaataaaaaaataaatgaataaatcacacGTTACAACCGCGTGTTTGGTTTGTCCAGTCCACAAGCAACACATGATACTGAATCTGACGTTTAAGGCCTTACCCTCGCTATAAAGTCTTAAAAGTACTGAATCCATGAACTCAAAacacagaccatttgaagtTATCTTatcatatattaaaaacaacatggcaAATGCTGTAACAACATGGCCTTGCCTGGTTAACTGaaccatgttaaaaaaaaaaaaaagacagcgaCAGACACCCTCTTTTAAAAATTGCAGCAATAGTATAACCCTTCGTTTCTCTCTCAAAACATCaacatacatgtaaaaattgctgAAATGAGGCACCGCTTGCAGACGGTCATTATGTACTCATAATATATGGAAATACAGTACTCATGTATAAAATGTCGCTCGCCCTCGATGACAAACTGATTCACCACTAGCTTGGTAATAACTCAAAGGCCAAGTCCACTTATGAAAGTGCCCAAACCTCTGGAAAACGGTAACTATACATATTTTCAAGGCAAAAAAGAAGTCGTCAACTTCACCATCGAAATGTTCACTGGTTTCTCTTTAATGTAAGCGTACTGTTTATCAATATTAAGTATCCAAGGGGAAAACACTGAAATCCTTTCCAGAGGCATACCACCCGTTATTGCACGTTGAAGCTTATAAAGTTGTCAAACTAAACTGAACTAAACTATTTCTCTTCGGTTATATATTTGATTCactgtttattgttatttgcgCAATCAATTAACAGAACAATTTCTACCGGTTTAAAATAGTCAATTACGCAAGAACTTGGCTGGTCCAGGTTAGAAAACAACTGGCatataatgtttgttttcactctttctctaGTTTAAACTAGGACGAAGTAGTATGAAGTATGAACAAATAATCCACAAAAACAGTTCGTATGATACTTATACCCTATCATGTGCCACTGCTAACGTTATTAAATAGCGCGTTGGCAATGAGCACCAGCTACAGCAGTGACACGCGGTGATCAACAGAGTAAAAAATAGCCTACTTACGAATCCATAACCCCTGGATTTGCCGGTTTGCCTGTCAGTAATTACGACAGCCTCCTCGATTTCCCCAAACACTTCAAAATATTTCCTGAGACTGGAGTCCGTGGTGTGATAAGGTAGACCCCCCACAAATATCTTTGTATAGGTCGTGTCCTTCTGCGTCGTGTGCATCTTTACCGATTTACTAGTGCAAAAATCAaaggaacaataaaaaaatagtgCAATGTTTCCTTGGTAGCTATCGATAGATAACTTGTTATGAATTGTATTCAGTTAAATACAATTAAGCTGATAATGGCGAAAAGGCAGATGCATAAAAATAACCGTTTTGTTAAAAAACGTAAAAAGTAAGACCCGAGGTAGATTTTCTCGTCGCGGGGCGAAAACTAAGCGGattctcaaaaaacaaaacaagtgttCACAACTCTTCTCCCTCGTGGATCTGCTGTAACCAACTGTTGAGCGTGTGATTCATTCCTCTAAATGCAATCGCGTTAACTCCACCCAGCTCGCACAAAGGGAGGGAC harbors:
- the rbm24b gene encoding RNA-binding protein 24b, which encodes MHTTQKDTTYTKIFVGGLPYHTTDSSLRKYFEVFGEIEEAVVITDRQTGKSRGYGFVTMADRAAAERACKDPNPIIDGRKANVNLAYLGAKPRVMQPGFSFGVPQIHPAFIQRPYGIPAHYVYPQAFVQPSVVIPHVQPTAAAAAAASSPYIDYTGAAYAQYSAAATAAAAAAYEQYPYAASPAAAGYVATAGYGYAVQQPLATAAPGSAAAAAAAFGQYQPQQLQADRMQ